A single region of the Triticum dicoccoides isolate Atlit2015 ecotype Zavitan chromosome 2B, WEW_v2.0, whole genome shotgun sequence genome encodes:
- the LOC119362955 gene encoding zinc finger CCCH domain-containing protein 62-like — protein sequence MPVTRGRAAAAAAAAAAADEEERHAPIDISSDSDAGGSEQSGSEDEDDGDEPTSDKDYIDISDSGESCVDISDSGESYVDISDSDSEDEEDDDEEGGCAGNEGGAEADRPGADRSEAACTKIADLLRRGRNLDGIKLAECKAYLKNNGLPQVGDIETCVERIMLHHRFKDEDPEKIYPRSSFCINCKGDVCRGDTVLFKQKVHEKSGKRLSKSMGKRIVAGKVIKESYGKDKQQHTFTIQVFWSKGVGKLPPLYLLLVKGRNLYRMMTFRQAWANEANRLKALEEKHSRGDAVRRVRASNRRNSRGHALKGKKSKEKGKHQSQPGGPDGGSNITKGRKRAMQTSNSDHPAKKVQKEEHQVPSGKNHTGDHRKAKTNSAPLDKNIGTSTSSSQLNANTETNHAIPQKNLRTAPVNNGLRNTEARVSKGKAGSKQKNTVGGNHDQFEGRRLGVGSASHRQAYPGNSAGIHRPFSERPQRPPPLREVGNAWQPPLREVGNAWQHHMDDRSISCPNPAMVFGHPYAAPAGWRAPGYFREPPPDQRAVVFPPFHTSQTIYRRHPDGAYVMPQYRYSGGSHGFPR from the exons ATGCCGGTAACAAGAGGGCGcgccgccgcggcggcggcggcggcggcggcggcagatgaGGAAGAGCGCCACGCGCCCATCGACATCTCCTCGGATTCCGATGCCGGCGGATCCGAACAGTCCGGGTCggaggatgaggacgacggcgaCGAGCCCACCAGCGACAAAGACTACATCGACATTAGCGACAGCGGCGAGAGCTGCGTCGACATCAGCGATAGCGGCGAGAGCTACGTCGACATCAGCGACAGCGACAGCGAAgacgaagaggacgacgatgagGAAGGCGGCTGCGCTGGGAACGAGGGGGGAGCGGAGGCGGACCGACCCGGCGCAGATCGGAGCGAGGCTGCCTGCACAAAAATCGCCGATCTCCTCCGC CGAGGGAGAAACCTGGATGGTATTAAGTTGGCGGAGTGCAAAGCATATTTAAAGAATAATGGTCTTCCCCAAGTTGGGGACATAGAAACTTGTGTCGAAAGAATAATGCTGCATCATAG GTTCAAAGATGAAGATCCAGAGAAGATTTATCCCCGGTCATCCTTTTGTATTAACTGTAAAG GCGATGTCTGTCGAGGTGATACTGTCTTATTCAAACAAAAGGTTCACGAGAAAAG TGGCAAAAGGCTCTCAAAAAGTATGGGGAAGCGAATAGTAGCTGGGAAAGTTATTAAGGAAAGTTATGGTAAAGACAAGCAGCAACACACATTTACT ATTCAAGTGTTCTGGAGCAAAGGAGTAGGAAAATTACCACCTTTGTATCTGCTACTTGTCAAAGGACGCAATCTATACAGAATGATGACTTTCCGTCAG GCTTGGGCGAATGAAGCGAATAGGTTGAAGGCTCTAGAAGAAAAGCACAGTAGAGGAGATGCTGTAAGGCGTGTCCGTGCTTCAAATAGACGTAATTCTAGAGGACACG CTCTTAAGGGCAAGAAATCGAAGGAAAAAGGAAAGCATCAGTCTCAACCTGGAGGGCCTGATGGTGGATCCAATATCACTAAAGGCAGAAAACGTGCTATGCAAACCTCCAATTCTGATCATCCTGCCAAAAAAGTTCAAAAAGAAGAGCACCAAGTGCCTTCCGGGAAAAACCACACTGGTGATCATCGGAAGGCAAAGACAAATTCTGCCCCCCTGGATAAGAACATTGGCACCAGCACTAGCAGTTCTCAGCTAAATGCCAACACGGAGACAAATCATGCCATCCCGCAGAAAAACCTGCGAACAGCACCAGTCAACAATGGTCTGCGTAACACGGAGGCTAGGGTGAGTAAAGGAAAAGCCGGTTCGAAGCAAAAAAACACTGTTGGTGGCAACCATGATCAGTTTGAAGGAAGGCGCCTAGGTGTAGGTTCAGCTTCTCATCGGCAGGCTTACCCTGGAAATTCAGCTGGGATACATCGTCCTTTCTCCGAGAGGCCCCAGCGGCCACCTCCATTGCGCGAAGTTGGCAATGCCTGGCAACCTCCATTGCGCGAAGTTGGCAATGCCTGGCAACATCATATGGACGACAGATCAATTTCATGTCCAAACCCTGCAATGGTTTTCGGACACCCATATGCAGCACCGGCTGGCTGGCGCGCGCCTGGTTATTTCAGGGAACCTCCACCTGATCAACGTGCGGTGGTATTTCCACCATTCCACACGTCGCAAACTATATACCGCCGTCATCCAGATGGGGCATATGTGATGCCGCAGTACAGATATTCTGGTGGTAGTCATGGGTTTCCTCGATAG
- the LOC119362956 gene encoding uncharacterized protein LOC119362956 — protein sequence MEVAVPVMAPSAPCSPRTAAAMGGGGSHLPSYCYFFSSAPTSPSRASSYAADEQGDAATFDFAFGFSGQLRESTPILAAADELFEGGRIRPLNGPRSSGSGLLADEDYASLSVSPRSPRRARTMSAVRGGAGDRAEVSADQGQTRGRSGRPAPASSSSSGVSSRSRRATRSLSPYRGDPIDDEFCSSPPSPRGAASLMRGCGSGSRKWRLKDLFLFRSASEGRATAGKDPLLKYSMLKSGGDASMRKGRGSAASASDMAPYTVSRAAAEEMRRRTTTPLPFHRNSLFGYFRSNPAIHSISRKLSSYSSSNSNRGRSATAAAN from the coding sequence ATGGAGGTGGCGGTGCCTGTCATGGCGCCGAGCGCGCCGTGCAGCCCAAGAACCGCGGCTGccatgggcggcggcggcagccacCTGCCCAGCTACTGCTACTTCTTCTCCAGCGCCCCCACCAGCCCGTCCAGGGCCAGCAGCTACGCCGCGGACGAGCAGGGCGACGCCGCCACGTTCGACTTCGCCTTCGGGTTCAGCGGGCAGCTCAGGGAGTCCACGCCCatcctcgccgccgccgacgagctgttCGAgggcggcaggatccgtccgctcaACGGCCCGCGCTCCAGCGGCAGCGGCCTGCTCGCCGACGAGGACTACGCATCCCTCTCCGTCTCCCCCCGGTCTCCGAGAAGagcgaggacgatgtccgcggtgcgCGGTGGCGCAGGGGATCGGGCGGAGGTGTCGGCCGATCAGGGTCAGACGAGGGGCAGGTCCGGCCGGCCGGCCCCTgcgtcgtcctcgtcgtcgggcGTGTCGTCTCGCAGCAGGAGGGCCACGCGGTCTCTGTCCCCGTACAGGGGCGACCCGATCGACGACGAGTTCTGCTCCTCCCCACCCTCCCCCCGCGGCGCCGCCTCCCTGATGCGCGGCTGCGGGAGCGGCAGCCGCAAGTGGCGGCTCAAGGACCTGTTCCTGTTCCGCAGCGCGTCGGAGGGCCGCGCCACCGCCGGCAAGGACCCGCTGCTCAAGTACAGCATGCTCAAGAGCGGCGGCGACGCGTCCATGCGGAAGGGGAGGGGCTCGGCGGCGTCGGCCAGCGACATGGCGCCGTACACGGTGAGCCGGGCGGCGGCCGAGGAGATGCGGCGGAGGACGACGACGCCGCTGCCGTTCCACCGGAACAGCCTCTTCGGCTACTTCAGGTCCAACCCGGCCATCCACTCCATCAGCCGCAAGCTCAGCAGCTACTCGTCGTCGAACTCCAACCGCGGCcggagcgccaccgccgccgccaactga
- the LOC119362957 gene encoding uncharacterized protein LOC119362957 yields MVEPRAGAAEAPSLAATDALPAPNQGTTAGARKRKAPATEKAPRKPRKRQVEEPIQIPVYYGCRKGDFSSVHGDDLVQDCPAIYAENICAHIIGELPLQPQSMSLVDLQLWVFKLFRLHPETQDLRIKGFLKQHKNDPYDEEDPDWYLEYYQWDTHEFYGDKYWSSFANKLKKKRNVAQKFMLYVESSEIRHHDILLKAINDDYSQQVPVVLPGTESLARCEFSFRYLKEHLAVTAEEMAVYLTGHYGEQVTPAEAWRARQMALEKEFGTFYDSYNFAPRLLKEIARKNPGGFVDIKDAEVAGCKDFRVLRRIFWVFGQCLQAFITCRPVLCIKGTPLCGKYQGALLTAVALDANDFSVPIAYAIVECETKESWLWFLRNLGRAVVDQADVCIILYTTTKGS; encoded by the exons ATGGTGGAACCACGCGCCGGCGCCGCTGAAGCCCCCTCCCTTGCCGCCACCGATGCACTCCCCGCCCCCAACCAG GGCACCACCGCCGGCGCGAGGAAGCGGAAGGCCCCGGCGACGGAGAAGGCTCCGAGGAAGCCCCGCAAGCGGCAG GTTGAAGAACCGATTCAGATCCCTGTGTACTACGGGTGTAGAAAAGGAGATTTTTCAAGCGTGCACGGCGATGATTTAGTTCAAGATTGCCCAGCCATTTATGCAGAAAACATATGTGCACACATAATCGGCGAGCTACCGCTGCAGCCACAGTCGATGTCACTGGTGGATCTGCAGCTCTGGGTCTTCAAGCTGTTCAGGCTCCATCCAGAAACACAAGATCTCCGTATTAAGGGGTTCCTCAAACAACACAAAAATGACCCGTATGACGAAGAGGATCCGGACTGGTATTTGGAGTACTACCAGTGGGACACCCATGAATTCTATGGCGATAAATACTGGAGTTCCTTTGCCAATAAATTGAAGAAAAAGAGAAATGTAGCGCAGAAGTTCATGTTGTACGTGGAATCCTCTGAGATCAGGCACCATGACATATTGCTCAAAGCCATAAATGATGATTACTCTCAACAGGTGCCTGTTGTGTTGCCTGGGACAGAAAGCCTGGCAAGGTGTGAATTCAGCTTCCGCTACCTTAAGGAACACCTGGCAGTTACTGCTGAGGAAATGGCAGTTTATCTCACTGGTCACTACGGCGAGCAGGTTACTCCCGCTGAggcgtggagggcaagacagatggCTCTGGAGAAGGAATTCGGTACCTTTTATGATTCATACAACTTTGCCCCGAGGTTACTCAAGGAAATAGCACGTAAAAACCCTGGTGGTTTTGTAGACATCAAGGATGCAGAGGTTGCAGGGTGTAAGGATTTTCGAGTCCTCCGGCGTATATTTTGGGTGTTTGGACAATGCTTACAGGCCTTCATTACCTGTCGCCCTGTGCTGTGCATTAAAGGCACACCGCTATGCGGTAAATATCAAGGGGCGCTGTTGACGGCCGTAGCATTAGATGCTAATGATTTCTCTGTTCCAATAGCATATGCCATCGTTGAGTGCGAGACAAAGGAAAGCTGGCTGTGGTTTCTTAGGAATTTGGGGCGAGCAGTGGTTGATCAAGCTGATGTCTGCATTATATTATACACGACTACAAAAGGGAGTTGA
- the LOC119360761 gene encoding probable calcium-binding protein CML27 has product MAMAARRWLLWPRGTTVEQFKEWLKQFDVDGDGRISKAELRQAIRRRGCWFATLRAGRALRHADRDKSGYIEDAEIENLVAFAQKDLGMKISPW; this is encoded by the coding sequence ATGGCCATGGCAGCGCGGAGGTGGCTGCTCTGGCCGAGAGGGACCACGGTGGAGCAATTCAAGGAGTGGCTGAAGCAGTTCGACGTGGACGGCGACGGCCGGATCAGCAAGGCGGAGCTCCGCCAGGCCATCCGCCGCCGGGGCTGCTGGTTCGCCACCCTCAGGGCTGGGCGAGCCCTCCGCCACGCCGACAGGGACAAGAGCGGCTACATCGAAGACGCCGAGATTGAGAATCTCGTCGCGTTCGCGCAGAAAGACCTCGGCATGAAGATCTCTCCATGGTAG
- the LOC119367510 gene encoding uncharacterized protein LOC119367510 has translation MPIRSAPCAWTVEEFKKWVDVSGDGRISKAELRQAIRRRGCWFATVRAGRAVRRADRDHNGYVDDAELENLVAFAREHLGMNISPR, from the coding sequence ATGCCGATAAGGAGCGCCCCGTGTGCGTGGACGGTGGAAGAATTCAAGAAGTGGGTCGACGTGAGCGGCGACGGCCGGATCAGCAAGGCCGAGCTCCGCCAGGCCATCCGCCGCCGGGGCTGCTGGTTCGCCACCGTTAGGGCCGGCCGCGCCGTCCGCCGCGCCGACAGGGACCACAACGGCTACGTCGACGACGCGGAGCTCGAGAACCTCGTCGCTTTCGCGCGGGAACACCTCGGCATGAACATCTCTCCCCGTTAG